One window of the Shewanella maritima genome contains the following:
- a CDS encoding DUF3192 domain-containing protein, whose protein sequence is MKSKLLASIIIATTTLGLSGCVLNVGDHKSAKNHDYWEVQQEKNRANLTKLSMGMTKEQVLVIMGTADFTEAYLSNDGDAKQEVQVYFYRTQWTKGDGKTTKDECTPVVLRDNALVGWGDSAYKQI, encoded by the coding sequence ATGAAATCAAAACTATTAGCTTCAATTATTATTGCGACCACAACCTTAGGTTTATCAGGCTGTGTATTGAATGTCGGCGATCATAAGTCAGCTAAAAACCATGATTATTGGGAAGTACAACAAGAAAAAAACCGCGCTAATTTGACTAAGCTTTCGATGGGAATGACCAAAGAGCAAGTGCTTGTAATTATGGGGACGGCTGATTTCACCGAAGCCTATCTAAGCAATGACGGAGACGCGAAACAAGAAGTACAAGTTTATTTTTATCGTACACAGTGGACTAAAGGCGACGGTAAGACCACTAAGGATGAATGTACTCCGGTCGTGCTGCGCGATAACGCGCTCGTTGGCTGGGGCGACAGTGCTTATAAGCAAATATAA